The following coding sequences lie in one Nycticebus coucang isolate mNycCou1 chromosome 18, mNycCou1.pri, whole genome shotgun sequence genomic window:
- the TLCD1 gene encoding TLC domain-containing protein 1 isoform X4: MGLAPFALPRRLRGGGKQAGRRRGPHGEESRGLEGFADAVCGWRPARTGRRGILVPRTAQGGSLEGGQTAEGQHAPTAAPRPAAAPGRHAYLPGAAACALSPAPTRPRACRPPAYLALAQPAGLLRPLYCIGVLGAVVGHAVSPDSLLGILSNQKLKWPQAREKLTWETEGTWVSAKPLLAPHVWQTPEMLVEIETAWSLSGYLLVCFSAGYFIHDTVDIVVSRQARASWEYLVHHIMAMGAFFSGIFWSSFVGGGVLTLLVEGTQGTFLLGILLLLDVMILIYFSRLLRSDFCPERIPKGQHKDKFLTE, encoded by the exons ATGGGGCTCGCGCCCTTCGCGCTACCGAGGCGCCTGAGGGGCGGAGGCAAGCAGGCGGGGCGGAGGCGGGGACCCCACGGGGAGGAGTCGAGAGGCCTAGAGGGCTTCGCGGATGCTGTGTGCGGCTGGCGGCCGGCACGGACCGGCCGGAGAGGGATCTTGGTTCCCAGGACAGCCCAAGGAGGCAGCCTAGAGGGCGGACAGACAGCAGAGGGCCAGCATGCCCCCACTGCTGCACCCCGCCCTGCCGCTGCTCCTGGGCGCCACGCTTACCTTCCGGGTGCTGCGGCGTGCGCTCTGTCGCCTGCCCCTACCCGCCCACGTGCGTGCCGACCCCCTGCGTACCTGGCGCTGGCACAACCTGCTGGTCTCCTTCGCCCACTCTATTGTATCGGGGTTCTGGGCGCTGTTGTG GGTCATGCTGTCTCACCTGATTCCCTGCTTGGAATCTTATCCAACCAGAAGCTGAAATGGCCTCAGGCGAGGGAGAAGCTTACCTGGGAAACTGAAGGCACCTGGGTTTCGGCCAAGCCCCTCCTTGCTCCCCA tGTATGGCAGACCCCCGAGATGCTGGTGGAGATTGAAACAGCATGGTCGCTTTCTGGCTATTTGCTCGTTTGCTTCTCCGCAG GGTATTTCATCCACGACACGGTGGACATCGTGGTTAGTCGTCAGGCTCGAGCTTCTTGGGAATACCTTGTCCATCATATCATG GCCATGGGTGCCTTCTTCTCAGGCATCTTTTGGAGCAGCTTTGTTGGTGGGGGTGTGCTGACACTACTGGTGGAG GGGACTCAAGGCACCTTCCTGCTGGGTATTCTCCTCCTGTTGGACGTGATGATCCTCATCTACTTTTCCCGACTCCTGCGCTCTGATTTCTGCCCTGAGCGTATCCCCAAAGGGCAGCACAAAGACAAATTCTTGACCGAGTGA
- the TLCD1 gene encoding TLC domain-containing protein 1 isoform X3, producing the protein MGLAPFALPRRLRGGGKQAGRRRGPHGEESRGLEGFADAVCGWRPARTGRRGILVPRTAQGGSLEGGQTAEGQHAPTAAPRPAAAPGRHAYLPGAAACALSPAPTRPRACRPPAYLALAQPAGLLRPLYCIGVLGAVVGHAVSPDSLLGILSNQKLKWPQAREKLTWETEGTWVSAKPLLAPHVWQTPEMLVEIETAWSLSGYLLVCFSAGYFIHDTVDIVVSRQARASWEYLVHHIMAMGAFFSGIFWSSFVGGGVLTLLVEAYLTWFFLRYVGQGTQGTFLLGILLLLDVMILIYFSRLLRSDFCPERIPKGQHKDKFLTE; encoded by the exons ATGGGGCTCGCGCCCTTCGCGCTACCGAGGCGCCTGAGGGGCGGAGGCAAGCAGGCGGGGCGGAGGCGGGGACCCCACGGGGAGGAGTCGAGAGGCCTAGAGGGCTTCGCGGATGCTGTGTGCGGCTGGCGGCCGGCACGGACCGGCCGGAGAGGGATCTTGGTTCCCAGGACAGCCCAAGGAGGCAGCCTAGAGGGCGGACAGACAGCAGAGGGCCAGCATGCCCCCACTGCTGCACCCCGCCCTGCCGCTGCTCCTGGGCGCCACGCTTACCTTCCGGGTGCTGCGGCGTGCGCTCTGTCGCCTGCCCCTACCCGCCCACGTGCGTGCCGACCCCCTGCGTACCTGGCGCTGGCACAACCTGCTGGTCTCCTTCGCCCACTCTATTGTATCGGGGTTCTGGGCGCTGTTGTG GGTCATGCTGTCTCACCTGATTCCCTGCTTGGAATCTTATCCAACCAGAAGCTGAAATGGCCTCAGGCGAGGGAGAAGCTTACCTGGGAAACTGAAGGCACCTGGGTTTCGGCCAAGCCCCTCCTTGCTCCCCA tGTATGGCAGACCCCCGAGATGCTGGTGGAGATTGAAACAGCATGGTCGCTTTCTGGCTATTTGCTCGTTTGCTTCTCCGCAG GGTATTTCATCCACGACACGGTGGACATCGTGGTTAGTCGTCAGGCTCGAGCTTCTTGGGAATACCTTGTCCATCATATCATG GCCATGGGTGCCTTCTTCTCAGGCATCTTTTGGAGCAGCTTTGTTGGTGGGGGTGTGCTGACACTACTGGTGGAG GCCTACCTCACCTGGTTTTTCTTGCGTTATGTGGGCCAGGGGACTCAAGGCACCTTCCTGCTGGGTATTCTCCTCCTGTTGGACGTGATGATCCTCATCTACTTTTCCCGACTCCTGCGCTCTGATTTCTGCCCTGAGCGTATCCCCAAAGGGCAGCACAAAGACAAATTCTTGACCGAGTGA
- the TLCD1 gene encoding TLC domain-containing protein 1 isoform X2 yields the protein MGLAPFALPRRLRGGGKQAGRRRGPHGEESRGLEGFADAVCGWRPARTGRRGILVPRTAQGGSLEGGQTAEGQHAPTAAPRPAAAPGRHAYLPGAAACALSPAPTRPRACRPPAYLALAQPAGLLRPLYCIGVLGAVVKLKWPQAREKLTWETEGTWVSAKPLLAPHVWQTPEMLVEIETAWSLSGYLLVCFSAGYFIHDTVDIVVSRQARASWEYLVHHIMAMGAFFSGIFWSSFVGGGVLTLLVEVSNIFLTIRMMMKINNAQNLLLYRVNKYVNLVMYFLFRLAPQAYLTWFFLRYVGQGTQGTFLLGILLLLDVMILIYFSRLLRSDFCPERIPKGQHKDKFLTE from the exons ATGGGGCTCGCGCCCTTCGCGCTACCGAGGCGCCTGAGGGGCGGAGGCAAGCAGGCGGGGCGGAGGCGGGGACCCCACGGGGAGGAGTCGAGAGGCCTAGAGGGCTTCGCGGATGCTGTGTGCGGCTGGCGGCCGGCACGGACCGGCCGGAGAGGGATCTTGGTTCCCAGGACAGCCCAAGGAGGCAGCCTAGAGGGCGGACAGACAGCAGAGGGCCAGCATGCCCCCACTGCTGCACCCCGCCCTGCCGCTGCTCCTGGGCGCCACGCTTACCTTCCGGGTGCTGCGGCGTGCGCTCTGTCGCCTGCCCCTACCCGCCCACGTGCGTGCCGACCCCCTGCGTACCTGGCGCTGGCACAACCTGCTGGTCTCCTTCGCCCACTCTATTGTATCGGGGTTCTGGGCGCTGTTGTG AAGCTGAAATGGCCTCAGGCGAGGGAGAAGCTTACCTGGGAAACTGAAGGCACCTGGGTTTCGGCCAAGCCCCTCCTTGCTCCCCA tGTATGGCAGACCCCCGAGATGCTGGTGGAGATTGAAACAGCATGGTCGCTTTCTGGCTATTTGCTCGTTTGCTTCTCCGCAG GGTATTTCATCCACGACACGGTGGACATCGTGGTTAGTCGTCAGGCTCGAGCTTCTTGGGAATACCTTGTCCATCATATCATG GCCATGGGTGCCTTCTTCTCAGGCATCTTTTGGAGCAGCTTTGTTGGTGGGGGTGTGCTGACACTACTGGTGGAGGTAAGCAACATCTTCCTTACCATCCGCATGATGATGAAGATCAACAACGCCCAGAATCTCCTTCTCTACCGGGTCAACAAGTATGTCAACCTGgtcatgtattttctcttccGCCTGGCCCCTCAGGCCTACCTCACCTGGTTTTTCTTGCGTTATGTGGGCCAGGGGACTCAAGGCACCTTCCTGCTGGGTATTCTCCTCCTGTTGGACGTGATGATCCTCATCTACTTTTCCCGACTCCTGCGCTCTGATTTCTGCCCTGAGCGTATCCCCAAAGGGCAGCACAAAGACAAATTCTTGACCGAGTGA
- the TLCD1 gene encoding TLC domain-containing protein 1 isoform X1 codes for MGLAPFALPRRLRGGGKQAGRRRGPHGEESRGLEGFADAVCGWRPARTGRRGILVPRTAQGGSLEGGQTAEGQHAPTAAPRPAAAPGRHAYLPGAAACALSPAPTRPRACRPPAYLALAQPAGLLRPLYCIGVLGAVVGHAVSPDSLLGILSNQKLKWPQAREKLTWETEGTWVSAKPLLAPHVWQTPEMLVEIETAWSLSGYLLVCFSAGYFIHDTVDIVVSRQARASWEYLVHHIMAMGAFFSGIFWSSFVGGGVLTLLVEVSNIFLTIRMMMKINNAQNLLLYRVNKYVNLVMYFLFRLAPQAYLTWFFLRYVGQGTQGTFLLGILLLLDVMILIYFSRLLRSDFCPERIPKGQHKDKFLTE; via the exons ATGGGGCTCGCGCCCTTCGCGCTACCGAGGCGCCTGAGGGGCGGAGGCAAGCAGGCGGGGCGGAGGCGGGGACCCCACGGGGAGGAGTCGAGAGGCCTAGAGGGCTTCGCGGATGCTGTGTGCGGCTGGCGGCCGGCACGGACCGGCCGGAGAGGGATCTTGGTTCCCAGGACAGCCCAAGGAGGCAGCCTAGAGGGCGGACAGACAGCAGAGGGCCAGCATGCCCCCACTGCTGCACCCCGCCCTGCCGCTGCTCCTGGGCGCCACGCTTACCTTCCGGGTGCTGCGGCGTGCGCTCTGTCGCCTGCCCCTACCCGCCCACGTGCGTGCCGACCCCCTGCGTACCTGGCGCTGGCACAACCTGCTGGTCTCCTTCGCCCACTCTATTGTATCGGGGTTCTGGGCGCTGTTGTG GGTCATGCTGTCTCACCTGATTCCCTGCTTGGAATCTTATCCAACCAGAAGCTGAAATGGCCTCAGGCGAGGGAGAAGCTTACCTGGGAAACTGAAGGCACCTGGGTTTCGGCCAAGCCCCTCCTTGCTCCCCA tGTATGGCAGACCCCCGAGATGCTGGTGGAGATTGAAACAGCATGGTCGCTTTCTGGCTATTTGCTCGTTTGCTTCTCCGCAG GGTATTTCATCCACGACACGGTGGACATCGTGGTTAGTCGTCAGGCTCGAGCTTCTTGGGAATACCTTGTCCATCATATCATG GCCATGGGTGCCTTCTTCTCAGGCATCTTTTGGAGCAGCTTTGTTGGTGGGGGTGTGCTGACACTACTGGTGGAGGTAAGCAACATCTTCCTTACCATCCGCATGATGATGAAGATCAACAACGCCCAGAATCTCCTTCTCTACCGGGTCAACAAGTATGTCAACCTGgtcatgtattttctcttccGCCTGGCCCCTCAGGCCTACCTCACCTGGTTTTTCTTGCGTTATGTGGGCCAGGGGACTCAAGGCACCTTCCTGCTGGGTATTCTCCTCCTGTTGGACGTGATGATCCTCATCTACTTTTCCCGACTCCTGCGCTCTGATTTCTGCCCTGAGCGTATCCCCAAAGGGCAGCACAAAGACAAATTCTTGACCGAGTGA
- the TLCD1 gene encoding TLC domain-containing protein 1 isoform X5 has protein sequence MPPLLHPALPLLLGATLTFRVLRRALCRLPLPAHVRADPLRTWRWHNLLVSFAHSIVSGFWALLCVWQTPEMLVEIETAWSLSGYLLVCFSAGYFIHDTVDIVVSRQARASWEYLVHHIMAMGAFFSGIFWSSFVGGGVLTLLVEVSNIFLTIRMMMKINNAQNLLLYRVNKYVNLVMYFLFRLAPQAYLTWFFLRYVGQGTQGTFLLGILLLLDVMILIYFSRLLRSDFCPERIPKGQHKDKFLTE, from the exons ATGCCCCCACTGCTGCACCCCGCCCTGCCGCTGCTCCTGGGCGCCACGCTTACCTTCCGGGTGCTGCGGCGTGCGCTCTGTCGCCTGCCCCTACCCGCCCACGTGCGTGCCGACCCCCTGCGTACCTGGCGCTGGCACAACCTGCTGGTCTCCTTCGCCCACTCTATTGTATCGGGGTTCTGGGCGCTGTTGTG tGTATGGCAGACCCCCGAGATGCTGGTGGAGATTGAAACAGCATGGTCGCTTTCTGGCTATTTGCTCGTTTGCTTCTCCGCAG GGTATTTCATCCACGACACGGTGGACATCGTGGTTAGTCGTCAGGCTCGAGCTTCTTGGGAATACCTTGTCCATCATATCATG GCCATGGGTGCCTTCTTCTCAGGCATCTTTTGGAGCAGCTTTGTTGGTGGGGGTGTGCTGACACTACTGGTGGAGGTAAGCAACATCTTCCTTACCATCCGCATGATGATGAAGATCAACAACGCCCAGAATCTCCTTCTCTACCGGGTCAACAAGTATGTCAACCTGgtcatgtattttctcttccGCCTGGCCCCTCAGGCCTACCTCACCTGGTTTTTCTTGCGTTATGTGGGCCAGGGGACTCAAGGCACCTTCCTGCTGGGTATTCTCCTCCTGTTGGACGTGATGATCCTCATCTACTTTTCCCGACTCCTGCGCTCTGATTTCTGCCCTGAGCGTATCCCCAAAGGGCAGCACAAAGACAAATTCTTGACCGAGTGA
- the RPL23A gene encoding 60S ribosomal protein L23a gives MAPKAKKEAPAPPKAEAKAKALKAKKAVLKGIHSHKKKKIRTSPTFRRPKTLRLRRQPKYPRKSAPRRNKLDHYAIIKFPLTTESAMKKIEDNNTLVFIVDVKANKHQIKQAVKKLYDIDVAKVNTLIRPDGEKKAYVRLAPDYDALDVANKIGII, from the exons ATGGCGCCGAAAGCGAAGAAGGAAG ctcctgcccctcccaaagcggaagccaaagcaaaggcattgaaggccaagaaggcagtgctaaaaggcatccacagccacaaaaaaaagaagatccgtACATCACCCACCTTCCGGCGGCCAAAGACTCTGAGACTCCGGAGGCAGCCCAAATATCCTCGGAAGAGCGCCCCCAGGAGAAACAA gcttgaccactatgccatcatcaagttccccctgaccacggagtctgccatgaagaagatagaagacaacaacacacttgtgttcattgtggatgtcaaagctaacaagcaccagatcaaacaggctgtgaagaagctttatgacattgatgtggccaaggtcaacaccctgaTCAG GCCTGATGgtgagaagaaggcatatgttcgactggctcctgattatgatgctttggatgttgccaacaaa attgggatcatctaa
- the RAB34 gene encoding ras-related protein Rab-34 isoform X1, producing MNILAPVRRDRVLAELPQCLRKEAALHVRKDFHPRVTCACQEHRTGTVGRFKISKVIVVGDLSVGKTCLINRFCKDTFDKNYKATIGVDFEMERFEVLGVPFSLQLWDTAGQERFKCIASTYYRGAQAIIIVFNLNDVASLEHTKQWLADALKENDPSSVLLFLVGSKKDLSVSVPVRGTSQLAEGTPHLILTFPQTPAQYVLMEKDALKVAQEIKAEYWAVSSLTGENVREFFFRVAALTFEANVLAELEKSEARRIGDVVRINSDDSNLYLTASKKKPTCCP from the exons ATGAACATTCTGGCGCCAGTGCGGAGGGACCGCGTCCTGGCAGAGCTGCCTCAG TGCCTGAGGAAGGAGGCCGCTTTGCACGTGCGCAAAGACTTCCACCCCCGCGTCACCTGCGCCTGCCAGGAGCACCGGACAGGCACCGTAGG CAGATTTAAGATCTCCAAGGTCATAGTAGTCGGGGACCTGTCAGTTGGGAAGACTTGCCTCATTAATAG GTTCTGCAAAGACACCTTTGATAAGAATTACAAGGCCACCATTGGAGTGGACTTTGAGATGGAACGATTTGAGGTGCTGGGCGTCCCCTTCAGTTTGCAACT tTGGGATACCGCTGGACAGGAGAGGTTCAAATGCATTGCATCAACCTACTACCGAGGAGCTCAAG CCATTATCATTGTCTTCAATCTGAATGATGTAGCCTCCCTGGAGCATACCAA GCAATGGCTAGCTGATGCGCTCAAGGAGAATGACCCTTCCAGCGTGCTTCTCTTCCTTGTGGGTTCCAAGAAGGACCTAAGTGTGAGTGTGCCAGTGCGGGGAACTTCCCAACTTGCTGAAGGAACTCCTCATCTGATTCTGACCTTCCCTCAGACTCCTGCTCAGTATGTCCTAATGGAGAAAGATGCGCTCAAGGTGGCCCAGGAGATTAAGGCTGAGTATTGGGCAGTGTCATCTCTCACTG GTGAGAACGTCCGGGAATTCTTCTTTCGTGTGGCAGCACTGACCTTTGAGGCCAATGTGCTGGCTGAACTGGAGAAATCAGAGGCCCGGCGCATTGGGGATGTTGTCC GCATCAACAGTGATGACAGCAACCTCTACTTAACTGCCAGCAAGAAGAAGCCCACGTGTTGCCCATGA
- the RAB34 gene encoding ras-related protein Rab-34 isoform X2 — protein MNILAPVRRDRVLAELPQCLRKEAALHVRKDFHPRVTCACQEHRTGTVGFKISKVIVVGDLSVGKTCLINRFCKDTFDKNYKATIGVDFEMERFEVLGVPFSLQLWDTAGQERFKCIASTYYRGAQAIIIVFNLNDVASLEHTKQWLADALKENDPSSVLLFLVGSKKDLSVSVPVRGTSQLAEGTPHLILTFPQTPAQYVLMEKDALKVAQEIKAEYWAVSSLTGENVREFFFRVAALTFEANVLAELEKSEARRIGDVVRINSDDSNLYLTASKKKPTCCP, from the exons ATGAACATTCTGGCGCCAGTGCGGAGGGACCGCGTCCTGGCAGAGCTGCCTCAG TGCCTGAGGAAGGAGGCCGCTTTGCACGTGCGCAAAGACTTCCACCCCCGCGTCACCTGCGCCTGCCAGGAGCACCGGACAGGCACCGTAGG ATTTAAGATCTCCAAGGTCATAGTAGTCGGGGACCTGTCAGTTGGGAAGACTTGCCTCATTAATAG GTTCTGCAAAGACACCTTTGATAAGAATTACAAGGCCACCATTGGAGTGGACTTTGAGATGGAACGATTTGAGGTGCTGGGCGTCCCCTTCAGTTTGCAACT tTGGGATACCGCTGGACAGGAGAGGTTCAAATGCATTGCATCAACCTACTACCGAGGAGCTCAAG CCATTATCATTGTCTTCAATCTGAATGATGTAGCCTCCCTGGAGCATACCAA GCAATGGCTAGCTGATGCGCTCAAGGAGAATGACCCTTCCAGCGTGCTTCTCTTCCTTGTGGGTTCCAAGAAGGACCTAAGTGTGAGTGTGCCAGTGCGGGGAACTTCCCAACTTGCTGAAGGAACTCCTCATCTGATTCTGACCTTCCCTCAGACTCCTGCTCAGTATGTCCTAATGGAGAAAGATGCGCTCAAGGTGGCCCAGGAGATTAAGGCTGAGTATTGGGCAGTGTCATCTCTCACTG GTGAGAACGTCCGGGAATTCTTCTTTCGTGTGGCAGCACTGACCTTTGAGGCCAATGTGCTGGCTGAACTGGAGAAATCAGAGGCCCGGCGCATTGGGGATGTTGTCC GCATCAACAGTGATGACAGCAACCTCTACTTAACTGCCAGCAAGAAGAAGCCCACGTGTTGCCCATGA
- the RAB34 gene encoding ras-related protein Rab-34 isoform X3, with product MNILAPVRRDRVLAELPQCLRKEAALHVRKDFHPRVTCACQEHRTGTVGRFKISKVIVVGDLSVGKTCLINRFCKDTFDKNYKATIGVDFEMERFEVLGVPFSLQLWDTAGQERFKCIASTYYRGAQAIIIVFNLNDVASLEHTKQWLADALKENDPSSVLLFLVGSKKDLSTPAQYVLMEKDALKVAQEIKAEYWAVSSLTGENVREFFFRVAALTFEANVLAELEKSEARRIGDVVRINSDDSNLYLTASKKKPTCCP from the exons ATGAACATTCTGGCGCCAGTGCGGAGGGACCGCGTCCTGGCAGAGCTGCCTCAG TGCCTGAGGAAGGAGGCCGCTTTGCACGTGCGCAAAGACTTCCACCCCCGCGTCACCTGCGCCTGCCAGGAGCACCGGACAGGCACCGTAGG CAGATTTAAGATCTCCAAGGTCATAGTAGTCGGGGACCTGTCAGTTGGGAAGACTTGCCTCATTAATAG GTTCTGCAAAGACACCTTTGATAAGAATTACAAGGCCACCATTGGAGTGGACTTTGAGATGGAACGATTTGAGGTGCTGGGCGTCCCCTTCAGTTTGCAACT tTGGGATACCGCTGGACAGGAGAGGTTCAAATGCATTGCATCAACCTACTACCGAGGAGCTCAAG CCATTATCATTGTCTTCAATCTGAATGATGTAGCCTCCCTGGAGCATACCAA GCAATGGCTAGCTGATGCGCTCAAGGAGAATGACCCTTCCAGCGTGCTTCTCTTCCTTGTGGGTTCCAAGAAGGACCTAAGT ACTCCTGCTCAGTATGTCCTAATGGAGAAAGATGCGCTCAAGGTGGCCCAGGAGATTAAGGCTGAGTATTGGGCAGTGTCATCTCTCACTG GTGAGAACGTCCGGGAATTCTTCTTTCGTGTGGCAGCACTGACCTTTGAGGCCAATGTGCTGGCTGAACTGGAGAAATCAGAGGCCCGGCGCATTGGGGATGTTGTCC GCATCAACAGTGATGACAGCAACCTCTACTTAACTGCCAGCAAGAAGAAGCCCACGTGTTGCCCATGA
- the RAB34 gene encoding ras-related protein Rab-34 isoform X4 — translation MNILAPVRRDRVLAELPQCLRKEAALHVRKDFHPRVTCACQEHRTGTVGFKISKVIVVGDLSVGKTCLINRFCKDTFDKNYKATIGVDFEMERFEVLGVPFSLQLWDTAGQERFKCIASTYYRGAQAIIIVFNLNDVASLEHTKQWLADALKENDPSSVLLFLVGSKKDLSTPAQYVLMEKDALKVAQEIKAEYWAVSSLTGENVREFFFRVAALTFEANVLAELEKSEARRIGDVVRINSDDSNLYLTASKKKPTCCP, via the exons ATGAACATTCTGGCGCCAGTGCGGAGGGACCGCGTCCTGGCAGAGCTGCCTCAG TGCCTGAGGAAGGAGGCCGCTTTGCACGTGCGCAAAGACTTCCACCCCCGCGTCACCTGCGCCTGCCAGGAGCACCGGACAGGCACCGTAGG ATTTAAGATCTCCAAGGTCATAGTAGTCGGGGACCTGTCAGTTGGGAAGACTTGCCTCATTAATAG GTTCTGCAAAGACACCTTTGATAAGAATTACAAGGCCACCATTGGAGTGGACTTTGAGATGGAACGATTTGAGGTGCTGGGCGTCCCCTTCAGTTTGCAACT tTGGGATACCGCTGGACAGGAGAGGTTCAAATGCATTGCATCAACCTACTACCGAGGAGCTCAAG CCATTATCATTGTCTTCAATCTGAATGATGTAGCCTCCCTGGAGCATACCAA GCAATGGCTAGCTGATGCGCTCAAGGAGAATGACCCTTCCAGCGTGCTTCTCTTCCTTGTGGGTTCCAAGAAGGACCTAAGT ACTCCTGCTCAGTATGTCCTAATGGAGAAAGATGCGCTCAAGGTGGCCCAGGAGATTAAGGCTGAGTATTGGGCAGTGTCATCTCTCACTG GTGAGAACGTCCGGGAATTCTTCTTTCGTGTGGCAGCACTGACCTTTGAGGCCAATGTGCTGGCTGAACTGGAGAAATCAGAGGCCCGGCGCATTGGGGATGTTGTCC GCATCAACAGTGATGACAGCAACCTCTACTTAACTGCCAGCAAGAAGAAGCCCACGTGTTGCCCATGA